Proteins from a genomic interval of Quercus robur chromosome 9, dhQueRobu3.1, whole genome shotgun sequence:
- the LOC126699183 gene encoding protein XRI1 isoform X1 has protein sequence MDYNNDNSESWNWHREDYCLQKDPNSNISECLWNGVPQNEEDLSYMLDETTPIKACGDLAYHVSHSENMTKEPEECRETSSQVKRRRMLQFNSQAMDPSHEEKSSAFLKSIECGEREDSIEEIFPETSYWVSGPPGNASASAYESLDHSSEEWLAECFNDTEMNFSPDDMNFSGASDIQFDIGDLCDFPQEYEANAVQQQVSRTPQKIIFKGRKSYIRTPTKLAASVAYPFAFIKPSGAHGDVTLKEINQRILTPPPSKSKKGNEDPAASYPTSAFSGKPVVGKTKIRTEGGKGSITIMRTKG, from the exons atgGATTACAACAATGACAa TAGTGAGTCTTGGAATTGGCATAGGGAGGATTACTGTCTCCAAAAGGATCCCAATAGTA ACATATCTGAATGCCTATGGAATGGAGTGCCTCAGAATGAAGAAGATCTTTCCTACATGCTTGATGAAACAACCCCCATCAAGGCTTGCGGGGATCTGGCTTACCATGTTTCTCATAGTG AGAATATGACCAAGGAACCAGAAGAATGTAGAGAGACTTCTTCACAAGTAAAGAGGCGCCGGATGCTACAATTTAACAGTCAAGCTATGGATCCTTCCCATGAGGAGAAGTCATCTGCATTCCTAAAATCAATTGAGTGCGGG GAGAGGGAGGATTCAATTGAAGAGATTTTCCCTGAAACGTCATATTGGGTTTCTGGGCCTCCAG GAAATGCATCTGCTTCTGCTTATGAGAGCCTGGATCACTCATCTGAAGAGTGGCTTGCAGAATGCTTTAATGATACTGAGATGAATTTCAGCCCTGATGATAT GAATTTCTCTGGGGCATCTGATATTCAGTTCGATATTGGAG ATTTGTGTGACTTCCCACAAGAGTATGAAGCTAATGCGGTCCAACAACAAGTTTCTCGAACCCcgcaaaaaattatttttaaag GTAGGAAGTCTTACATACGGACTCCAACTAAGTTGGCTGCTTCTGTGGCCTATCCATTTGCCTTCATTAAACCCAGTGGGGCTCATGGAGACGTAACTCTGAAGGAGATAAACCAGCGGATTCTCACTCCACCTCCTTCAAAATCGAAGAAAGGTAATGAAGATCCTGCTGCTTCTTACCCTACTTCAGCTTTCTCTGGGAAGCCTGTAgttggaaaaacaaaaatccgCACTGAAGGAGGAAAAGGCAGCATCACAATTATGAGAACCAAAGGCTGA
- the LOC126699183 gene encoding protein XRI1 isoform X2 has translation MDYNNDNESWNWHREDYCLQKDPNSNISECLWNGVPQNEEDLSYMLDETTPIKACGDLAYHVSHSENMTKEPEECRETSSQVKRRRMLQFNSQAMDPSHEEKSSAFLKSIECGEREDSIEEIFPETSYWVSGPPGNASASAYESLDHSSEEWLAECFNDTEMNFSPDDMNFSGASDIQFDIGDLCDFPQEYEANAVQQQVSRTPQKIIFKGRKSYIRTPTKLAASVAYPFAFIKPSGAHGDVTLKEINQRILTPPPSKSKKGNEDPAASYPTSAFSGKPVVGKTKIRTEGGKGSITIMRTKG, from the exons atgGATTACAACAATGACAa TGAGTCTTGGAATTGGCATAGGGAGGATTACTGTCTCCAAAAGGATCCCAATAGTA ACATATCTGAATGCCTATGGAATGGAGTGCCTCAGAATGAAGAAGATCTTTCCTACATGCTTGATGAAACAACCCCCATCAAGGCTTGCGGGGATCTGGCTTACCATGTTTCTCATAGTG AGAATATGACCAAGGAACCAGAAGAATGTAGAGAGACTTCTTCACAAGTAAAGAGGCGCCGGATGCTACAATTTAACAGTCAAGCTATGGATCCTTCCCATGAGGAGAAGTCATCTGCATTCCTAAAATCAATTGAGTGCGGG GAGAGGGAGGATTCAATTGAAGAGATTTTCCCTGAAACGTCATATTGGGTTTCTGGGCCTCCAG GAAATGCATCTGCTTCTGCTTATGAGAGCCTGGATCACTCATCTGAAGAGTGGCTTGCAGAATGCTTTAATGATACTGAGATGAATTTCAGCCCTGATGATAT GAATTTCTCTGGGGCATCTGATATTCAGTTCGATATTGGAG ATTTGTGTGACTTCCCACAAGAGTATGAAGCTAATGCGGTCCAACAACAAGTTTCTCGAACCCcgcaaaaaattatttttaaag GTAGGAAGTCTTACATACGGACTCCAACTAAGTTGGCTGCTTCTGTGGCCTATCCATTTGCCTTCATTAAACCCAGTGGGGCTCATGGAGACGTAACTCTGAAGGAGATAAACCAGCGGATTCTCACTCCACCTCCTTCAAAATCGAAGAAAGGTAATGAAGATCCTGCTGCTTCTTACCCTACTTCAGCTTTCTCTGGGAAGCCTGTAgttggaaaaacaaaaatccgCACTGAAGGAGGAAAAGGCAGCATCACAATTATGAGAACCAAAGGCTGA